In Pseudoduganella albidiflava, a single window of DNA contains:
- the phoR gene encoding phosphate regulon sensor histidine kinase PhoR, whose amino-acid sequence MNPKFVFWVPVAIQMSAGAFGIGLLWWWFGMLPALLTALAALGTMVLVQLHYLYQLSGWLDEPNSAKLPDGWGEWTPVFSRLYRLRRDDEKNQAELTEWLARFRQAMHLLPDGVVIMDDVLFLEWCNPAAEEHLGLRHDRDKGMRVTNLVRSPDFMDYLILGRYDQPLVLSFRGRKLITHIIPFENRRQILVTHDVTETERTDMMRRDFVANASHELRTPLTVVLGFLEIAAAEQLDEGTRQAHLKLMMDQAYRMQHLIEDMLTLSRLESIDHPVRAERVDIGNLLDKVRRDALALSAGKHEIVLEVNGGDVMGSTDELYSAFGNLAANAVRYTPAGGTVSLKWEDTAAGVRFTVRDTGIGISPEHISRLTERFYRVDKSRSRETQGTGLGLAIVKHVLLRHNATLSITSEPGKGSTFTVNLPKSLSAAPQPAAALALN is encoded by the coding sequence ATGAATCCCAAGTTCGTGTTCTGGGTACCGGTGGCCATCCAGATGAGCGCCGGTGCCTTCGGCATCGGCCTGTTGTGGTGGTGGTTCGGCATGCTGCCGGCGCTGCTGACGGCGCTGGCCGCCCTGGGCACGATGGTGCTGGTGCAGCTGCATTACCTGTACCAGCTGTCCGGCTGGCTCGATGAACCGAACAGTGCCAAGCTGCCCGATGGCTGGGGCGAATGGACGCCCGTGTTTTCCCGCCTGTACCGGCTGCGCCGCGACGACGAGAAAAACCAGGCCGAGCTGACCGAGTGGCTGGCCCGCTTCCGCCAGGCCATGCACCTGCTGCCCGATGGCGTGGTGATCATGGACGACGTGCTGTTCCTGGAATGGTGCAATCCGGCCGCCGAAGAACACCTGGGCCTGCGGCATGACCGCGACAAGGGCATGCGCGTGACGAACCTGGTGCGCAGCCCGGACTTCATGGATTACCTGATCCTGGGCCGCTACGACCAGCCGCTGGTGCTGTCGTTCCGCGGGCGCAAGCTGATCACGCATATCATTCCATTCGAGAACCGCCGGCAGATCCTCGTCACGCACGATGTCACGGAAACCGAGCGCACCGACATGATGCGCCGCGACTTCGTGGCCAATGCCTCGCACGAACTGCGTACGCCGCTGACGGTGGTGCTGGGCTTCCTGGAAATCGCCGCCGCCGAGCAGCTCGACGAGGGCACCCGCCAGGCCCACCTGAAGCTGATGATGGACCAGGCCTACCGGATGCAGCACCTGATCGAGGACATGCTGACGCTGTCGCGCCTGGAATCGATCGACCACCCGGTGCGCGCGGAGCGCGTCGATATCGGCAACCTGCTGGACAAGGTGCGCCGCGATGCGCTGGCGCTGTCCGCCGGCAAGCACGAGATCGTGCTCGAAGTGAACGGCGGCGACGTGATGGGCAGCACGGATGAGCTGTACAGCGCGTTCGGCAACCTGGCCGCCAACGCGGTGCGCTACACGCCGGCCGGCGGCACCGTGTCGCTGAAATGGGAAGACACGGCCGCCGGGGTGCGCTTCACGGTGCGCGACACGGGCATCGGCATCAGCCCGGAGCACATCTCCCGGCTCACCGAGCGTTTCTACCGGGTCGACAAGAGCCGCTCGCGGGAGACCCAGGGCACCGGCCTGGGCCTGGCGATCGTCAAGCACGTGCTGCTGCGCCATAACGCCACGCTGTCGATCACCTCGGAGCCGGGCAAGGGCAGTACCTTCACCGTGAACCTGCCGAAATCGCTGTCGGCGGCGCCGCAGCCGGCCGCCGCCCTCGCACTGAACTGA
- a CDS encoding response regulator, with amino-acid sequence MAADKTTVLIVEDEPAIVELVTFSLRESGWNVSSVQSTQEAWDFIHERKPQLILLDWMLPDQTGLRLLARIRGDRHFADIPIIMLTAKSMEEDKLAGLNNGADDYITKPFSPRELLARSRALLRRKSPEHADSAMRAGPITLDPISCTVSLGQAKIDIGHAEYKLLKFFLAHPERVFSRSQLLDKVWGDHVVIEERTVDVHVLRLRKALKEAEHLIKTVRSVGYMLSEKT; translated from the coding sequence ATGGCAGCGGATAAAACCACAGTATTGATTGTTGAAGACGAACCGGCGATTGTCGAACTGGTCACGTTCTCGCTGCGCGAGTCCGGCTGGAACGTGAGCTCGGTGCAGAGTACCCAGGAAGCATGGGATTTCATCCATGAACGCAAGCCGCAGCTGATCCTGCTCGACTGGATGCTGCCCGACCAGACCGGCCTGCGCCTGCTGGCCCGCATCCGCGGCGACCGGCATTTCGCCGACATTCCCATCATCATGCTCACGGCAAAGAGCATGGAGGAAGACAAGCTGGCCGGCCTGAACAATGGCGCCGACGACTACATCACCAAGCCATTCTCGCCGCGCGAACTGCTGGCCCGCTCGCGCGCGCTGCTGCGCCGCAAGAGCCCGGAACATGCCGACAGCGCCATGCGCGCCGGCCCGATCACGCTGGACCCGATCAGCTGCACCGTGTCGCTGGGGCAGGCCAAGATCGATATCGGTCATGCCGAATACAAGCTGCTGAAGTTCTTCCTGGCGCATCCGGAGCGCGTGTTCTCGCGCAGCCAGCTGCTCGACAAGGTGTGGGGCGACCACGTGGTGATCGAGGAACGCACGGTCGACGTGCACGTGCTGCGCCTGCGCAAGGCGCTGAAGGAAGCGGAGCACCTGATCAAGACGGTGCGCAGCGTCGGCTACATGCTGTCCGAGAAGACATGA
- the phoU gene encoding phosphate signaling complex protein PhoU, whose protein sequence is MIGEHSSKAYDHDLEAIRSKVLLMGGMVETQFLDAMTCFRIGNQERAERVIREDDAVNQLEVQLDDQCSHLIVRRQPAANDLRTIMATIKVITDLERIGDEATKIARTAKSLHSRGAVTVNHYEMVRNIATATSDMLHDALDAFARNDHSQAVQLIAQDAVIDHEFRTIMRNLITFMMEDPRTISAALDTMWVAKAIERIGDHAKNIAEYVIYVVEGVDIRHSRSPLVSEGTRED, encoded by the coding sequence ATGATTGGTGAACATTCCTCGAAGGCCTACGACCACGACCTGGAAGCGATCCGCTCGAAGGTGCTGCTGATGGGCGGCATGGTCGAGACGCAATTCCTCGATGCGATGACGTGCTTCCGCATCGGCAACCAGGAACGCGCCGAGCGCGTGATCCGCGAAGACGACGCCGTGAACCAGCTGGAAGTGCAGCTGGACGACCAGTGCAGCCACCTGATCGTGCGCCGCCAGCCGGCCGCCAACGACTTGCGCACCATCATGGCCACCATCAAGGTGATCACGGACCTGGAGCGCATCGGCGACGAAGCCACCAAGATCGCGCGCACGGCGAAGAGCCTGCACAGCCGCGGTGCCGTGACCGTCAATCACTATGAAATGGTGCGCAATATCGCCACCGCCACCAGCGACATGCTGCACGACGCGCTGGACGCGTTTGCCCGCAACGACCATAGCCAGGCCGTGCAGCTGATCGCGCAGGATGCCGTGATCGATCACGAGTTCCGCACGATCATGCGCAACCTGATTACGTTCATGATGGAAGATCCGCGTACAATTTCGGCTGCGCTCGACACGATGTGGGTGGCCAAGGCCATCGAGCGCATCGGCGACCATGCAAAGAACATCGCCGAATACGTGATCTACGTGGTGGAAGGTGTCGACATCCGCCATAGCCGCTCGCCACTGGTGAGCGAAGGAACCAGGGAAGACTGA
- the pstB gene encoding phosphate ABC transporter ATP-binding protein PstB, with amino-acid sequence MNAQATASAKAASKIIEIKNLNFFYGKTRSLHNVNLDIHERQVTAFIGPSGCGKSTLLRTLNRMYDLYPGQRAEGTIAYRGTNILEGSQDVNMLRAKVGMVFQKPTPFPMSIYDNIAFGVRLYENLSKGEMDERVEWALKKAALWTEVKDKLGKSGLSLSGGQQQRLCIARGVAVKPDVLLLDEPTSALDPISTSKVEELISELKQDYTIAIVTHNMQQAARCSDYTAYMYLGELVEFGETDQIFMNPARKETQDYITGRFG; translated from the coding sequence ATGAACGCTCAAGCGACCGCATCCGCGAAGGCAGCATCGAAGATCATCGAGATCAAGAACCTCAATTTCTTCTATGGCAAGACGCGCAGCCTGCACAACGTCAACCTCGATATCCATGAACGCCAGGTGACGGCCTTCATCGGCCCGTCCGGCTGCGGCAAGTCGACCCTGCTGCGTACGCTGAACCGCATGTACGACCTGTACCCCGGCCAGCGCGCCGAAGGCACGATCGCCTACCGCGGCACCAACATCCTCGAAGGCAGCCAGGACGTGAACATGCTGCGCGCCAAGGTCGGCATGGTGTTCCAGAAGCCGACGCCGTTCCCGATGTCGATCTACGACAACATCGCCTTCGGCGTGCGCCTGTACGAAAACCTGTCGAAGGGTGAAATGGACGAGCGCGTGGAATGGGCGCTGAAGAAGGCGGCCCTGTGGACCGAAGTGAAGGACAAGCTGGGCAAGAGCGGCCTGTCGCTGTCCGGCGGCCAGCAGCAGCGCCTGTGCATCGCCCGCGGCGTGGCGGTCAAGCCGGACGTGCTGCTGCTCGACGAGCCCACCTCCGCGCTGGACCCGATTTCCACCTCGAAAGTGGAAGAACTGATCAGCGAGCTGAAGCAGGATTACACGATCGCCATCGTGACCCACAACATGCAGCAGGCCGCCCGCTGCTCCGACTACACCGCCTACATGTACCTGGGCGAGCTGGTCGAGTTCGGCGAAACGGACCAGATCTTCATGAACCCGGCCCGCAAGGAAACCCAGGACTACATCACCGGTCGCTTCGGCTAA
- the pstA gene encoding phosphate ABC transporter permease PstA has product MNPVYRRRLWTHRIGIAMSVAAMSVGVIVLLWILATLLINGLAALTPALFTETTPAPGSEGGGLMNAIVGSLLMVGLSTLVSTPIGILAGIYLAEYGEENKVAAVTRFVTDIMLSAPSIVIGLFVYALYVANVNHFSGYAGSLALTLIAVPVVVRTTDNMLRLVPNSLLEAAFALGAPRWKVATLVRLRAVKAGVVTGVLLAVARVTGETAPLLFTALSNQFFNADMNKPMANLPYVIYQFAMSPYDNWRDLAWAGALLVTFSVLALNILSRTVFSQKIPN; this is encoded by the coding sequence ATGAATCCTGTCTACCGTCGTCGCCTGTGGACGCACCGCATCGGCATCGCCATGTCGGTTGCCGCCATGTCGGTCGGCGTCATCGTGCTGCTGTGGATCCTTGCCACGCTGCTGATCAACGGACTCGCCGCGCTGACGCCGGCGCTGTTTACCGAGACCACCCCCGCGCCCGGCAGTGAAGGAGGCGGCCTGATGAACGCCATCGTCGGCAGCCTGCTGATGGTGGGCCTGTCGACGCTGGTATCGACGCCGATCGGCATCCTGGCCGGCATTTACCTGGCCGAGTATGGCGAGGAAAACAAGGTGGCTGCCGTAACCCGTTTCGTCACCGACATCATGCTGTCGGCACCGTCGATCGTGATCGGCCTGTTCGTCTACGCACTGTATGTGGCCAACGTGAACCACTTCTCCGGTTATGCGGGTTCGCTGGCGCTGACGCTGATCGCCGTGCCGGTCGTCGTGCGCACCACCGACAACATGCTGCGCCTGGTGCCGAACAGCCTGCTCGAAGCCGCCTTCGCCCTTGGTGCGCCGCGCTGGAAAGTGGCCACCCTGGTGCGCCTGCGCGCCGTGAAGGCGGGCGTGGTCACAGGCGTGCTGCTGGCCGTGGCTCGCGTCACTGGCGAGACGGCGCCGCTGCTGTTCACCGCGCTGTCGAACCAGTTCTTCAATGCCGACATGAACAAGCCGATGGCCAACCTGCCATATGTGATCTACCAGTTCGCCATGAGCCCGTATGACAACTGGCGTGACCTCGCCTGGGCCGGTGCACTGCTGGTCACCTTCAGCGTGCTGGCACTGAACATCCTGTCGCGCACGGTCTTCTCGCAAAAGATCCCGAACTGA
- the pstC gene encoding phosphate ABC transporter permease subunit PstC has protein sequence MSTVSQAAMQSVMRRQRIQDWIFHKVTMTFALSVLFVLIGIIISLAMGAWPALKEFGPGFVTRVEWDPINDQYGALIAIVGTLATAGIALLIAFPVSFGIALFLTEICPVWLKRPLGTAIELLAGVPSIIYGMWGLFVFVPLFGDYVQPFLKATLGQLPFIGVLFSGPTMGIGILTAALILAIMIIPFISSVMRDVFEIVPAVLKESAYGLGCTRWEVVRKIVLPYTKTGVVGGVMLGLGRALGETMAVTFVIGNANKLSASLFAPGNSIASTLANEFGEAATTLHVSSLFALALILFVITFIVLTAAKLMLAGMSRKEGVK, from the coding sequence ATGTCCACCGTATCGCAAGCGGCAATGCAATCCGTGATGCGCCGCCAGCGGATCCAGGACTGGATCTTCCACAAGGTAACGATGACGTTTGCCTTGTCGGTGCTGTTCGTGCTGATCGGTATCATCATCTCGCTGGCCATGGGTGCCTGGCCGGCGCTGAAGGAATTCGGTCCCGGTTTCGTCACCCGTGTCGAGTGGGACCCGATCAATGACCAGTATGGCGCGCTGATCGCCATCGTGGGTACGCTGGCCACCGCCGGCATCGCACTCCTGATCGCCTTTCCCGTCAGCTTCGGCATCGCGCTGTTCCTGACCGAGATCTGCCCCGTGTGGCTGAAGCGCCCGCTCGGTACCGCGATCGAACTGCTGGCTGGCGTGCCGTCGATCATCTACGGCATGTGGGGCCTGTTCGTGTTCGTGCCGCTGTTCGGCGACTACGTCCAGCCGTTCCTCAAGGCCACGCTGGGCCAGCTGCCGTTCATCGGCGTGCTGTTCTCCGGCCCGACGATGGGCATCGGCATCCTGACCGCCGCGCTGATCCTGGCCATCATGATCATCCCCTTCATCTCCTCCGTGATGCGCGATGTGTTCGAGATCGTGCCGGCGGTGCTGAAGGAATCCGCTTACGGCCTGGGCTGCACCCGCTGGGAAGTGGTGCGCAAGATCGTGCTGCCGTACACCAAGACCGGCGTGGTCGGTGGCGTGATGCTCGGCCTGGGCCGCGCGCTCGGTGAAACCATGGCCGTGACCTTCGTGATCGGTAACGCCAACAAGCTGTCCGCGTCGCTGTTCGCGCCGGGTAACTCGATCGCTTCCACGCTGGCCAACGAATTCGGCGAAGCCGCCACGACGCTGCACGTGTCGTCGCTGTTCGCACTGGCGCTGATCCTGTTCGTGATCACGTTCATCGTCCTGACCGCCGCCAAGCTGATGCTGGCCGGAATGTCCCGTAAAGAAGGTGTCAAATAA
- the pstS gene encoding phosphate ABC transporter substrate-binding protein PstS has product MASLIVGASAAVAFTTAAAADMTGAGATFPYPIYAKWAEQYKASTGNGLNYASVGSGAGIKQIKAKTVDFGASDMPLKAEDLDEAGLMQFPAIMGGVVTVVNLPGIAPGQLKLTGQVVGDIFLGKITKWNDPAIATLNAGVKLPDDDITVVHRADSSGTSFLFTDFLSKTNPEFKSKVGANSAVKWPTGVGGKGNEGVAANVQRIKGAIGYVEWAYAKKSKMQHTQLRNKDGVFLQPDDENFKAAAANAEWTKTPGFGVVLTDQAGKQSWPITGVSFILMYKQQADAAKGKEVVKFFDWAFTNGDKAAVELDYVPLPDTVVKQVQAAWKQNLKDASGKALY; this is encoded by the coding sequence ATGGCCTCCCTCATCGTAGGCGCTTCCGCAGCAGTGGCCTTCACTACCGCCGCCGCAGCGGACATGACCGGCGCCGGTGCTACCTTCCCGTATCCGATCTATGCCAAGTGGGCCGAGCAGTACAAGGCATCCACCGGCAACGGCCTGAACTATGCTTCCGTCGGTTCCGGTGCAGGTATCAAGCAAATCAAGGCGAAAACCGTGGACTTCGGCGCGTCCGACATGCCACTGAAGGCGGAAGACCTGGATGAAGCCGGCCTGATGCAGTTCCCCGCCATCATGGGAGGCGTGGTGACCGTGGTGAACCTGCCAGGGATCGCCCCGGGCCAGCTGAAGCTGACCGGCCAGGTCGTCGGCGACATCTTCCTGGGCAAGATCACCAAGTGGAACGATCCGGCCATCGCCACGCTGAACGCGGGCGTGAAGCTGCCTGACGACGACATCACCGTCGTGCACCGTGCCGACAGCTCGGGCACCTCGTTCCTGTTCACGGACTTCCTGTCCAAGACCAACCCGGAATTCAAGTCGAAAGTGGGCGCCAACAGCGCCGTGAAATGGCCGACCGGCGTGGGCGGCAAGGGCAACGAAGGCGTGGCCGCCAACGTGCAGCGCATCAAGGGCGCGATCGGCTATGTCGAGTGGGCGTACGCGAAGAAGAGCAAGATGCAGCACACCCAGCTGCGCAACAAGGATGGCGTGTTCCTGCAGCCGGACGACGAGAACTTCAAGGCCGCCGCCGCCAATGCCGAGTGGACCAAGACCCCGGGCTTCGGCGTGGTGCTGACCGACCAGGCCGGCAAGCAGTCGTGGCCGATCACGGGCGTGTCGTTCATCCTGATGTACAAGCAGCAGGCTGACGCGGCCAAGGGCAAGGAAGTCGTCAAGTTCTTCGACTGGGCCTTCACCAACGGCGACAAGGCCGCCGTGGAACTGGACTACGTGCCGCTGCCGGACACCGTGGTCAAGCAAGTCCAGGCCGCCTGGAAGCAGAACCTGAAGGACGCTTCCGGCAAGGCCCTGTACTGA
- the ppk1 gene encoding polyphosphate kinase 1, producing the protein MKPEIRAEVTRHTQFLDRELSQLAFNRRVMAQAEDASIPVLERLRYLCITSSNLDEFFEVRVASLLAAATVDGKLSEHPALTANLNRVSAECHALVARQYDILNSQILPLLKEHGVHLLRNNERNEAQRAWIKDYFEREVRPLLTPIGLDPAHPFPQVINKSLNFIVALSGKDAFGRGTAIAIIKAPRVLPRVIKLPDELSDKPGTCFCLLSSIIHAHISELFAGREVMAYSQFRVTRDSDLWVDEDEVKNLRQALKGELQGRQFGRSVRLEVAKNCPPELSQFLLDQFDLDRSRLYQVDGPVNMVRLNEMIEHTKMPELRFTPFVPGLHPTGGDIFATLRKQDILLHHPFQSFQTVIDFIRQAATDPCVVAIKQTVYRTGMNSDLMEALILAARLGKEVTVIVELMARFDEEANINWADKLEQAGAQVVYGVVGLKTHAKIALVIRREGAADNAELRYYAHLGTGNYHPTTTKFYTDFGLLTCEPNLGRDVNEVFMHLTSLAKPHKLDHLWLAPFALQSEIIKAIRNEAKIAKSGKPGRIIVKVNAMVDESVIRALYAASQDGVKIDLIVRGACTLRPGVPGLSENIKVRSIIGRFLEHSRIYYFRNDLAHDVYLASADWMSRNLFRRIEVAFPVLDRALKRRVMAEGLNPYLKDNTNAWELESDGHYQRRKPRGKQQPFGAQQYLMKTLGTTAE; encoded by the coding sequence ATGAAACCCGAGATCCGCGCGGAAGTCACGCGTCATACGCAGTTCCTCGACCGTGAGCTTTCCCAGTTGGCCTTCAACCGCCGTGTCATGGCGCAAGCCGAGGATGCATCCATTCCCGTGCTGGAGCGGCTGCGTTACCTGTGCATCACTTCCAGCAACCTGGATGAATTCTTCGAAGTGCGCGTGGCCAGCCTGCTGGCCGCCGCTACCGTCGACGGCAAGCTGTCCGAGCACCCTGCCCTCACCGCCAACCTGAACCGCGTATCGGCCGAGTGCCACGCGCTGGTGGCGCGGCAATATGACATCTTGAACAGCCAGATCCTGCCGCTGCTGAAGGAACACGGCGTGCACCTGCTGCGCAACAACGAGCGCAACGAGGCCCAGCGCGCCTGGATCAAGGATTATTTCGAGCGCGAAGTACGCCCGCTGCTGACGCCGATCGGCCTCGACCCGGCCCATCCGTTCCCGCAGGTCATCAACAAGAGCCTGAACTTCATCGTCGCGCTGTCCGGCAAGGATGCCTTCGGCCGCGGCACGGCGATCGCCATCATCAAGGCACCGCGCGTGCTGCCGCGCGTGATCAAGCTGCCGGACGAGCTGTCGGACAAGCCGGGCACCTGCTTCTGCCTGCTGTCGTCGATTATCCACGCGCATATTTCCGAATTGTTCGCCGGCCGCGAAGTGATGGCCTATTCGCAATTCCGCGTCACCCGCGATTCCGACCTGTGGGTCGACGAGGATGAAGTAAAGAACCTGCGCCAGGCGCTGAAGGGCGAATTGCAGGGCCGCCAGTTCGGCCGTTCGGTGCGCCTGGAGGTGGCCAAGAACTGCCCGCCGGAGCTGTCCCAGTTCCTGCTCGACCAGTTCGACCTGGACCGCTCGCGCCTGTACCAGGTGGATGGGCCGGTCAACATGGTGCGCCTGAACGAGATGATCGAGCACACGAAAATGCCCGAGCTGCGTTTCACGCCATTCGTGCCGGGCCTGCATCCGACCGGCGGCGACATCTTTGCCACGCTGCGCAAGCAGGATATTTTGCTGCACCACCCGTTCCAGTCGTTCCAGACCGTCATCGACTTCATCCGGCAGGCCGCGACCGATCCCTGCGTGGTGGCGATCAAGCAGACCGTGTACCGCACCGGGATGAATTCCGACCTGATGGAGGCGCTGATCCTGGCGGCCCGGCTGGGCAAGGAAGTCACGGTGATCGTGGAGCTGATGGCGCGCTTCGACGAGGAAGCCAACATCAACTGGGCCGACAAGCTGGAACAGGCCGGCGCGCAGGTCGTCTACGGCGTGGTCGGCCTGAAGACCCACGCCAAGATCGCGCTGGTGATCCGCCGCGAAGGCGCCGCCGACAACGCCGAACTGCGCTACTACGCCCACCTCGGCACCGGCAATTACCACCCGACCACGACCAAGTTCTATACGGACTTCGGCCTGCTGACCTGCGAGCCGAACCTGGGCCGCGACGTCAACGAAGTGTTCATGCACCTGACCAGCCTGGCCAAGCCGCACAAGCTGGACCACTTGTGGCTGGCGCCGTTCGCCCTGCAGAGCGAGATCATCAAGGCGATCCGCAACGAAGCCAAGATCGCCAAGTCCGGCAAGCCGGGCCGCATCATCGTGAAAGTCAACGCGATGGTGGACGAATCGGTGATCCGCGCGCTGTACGCCGCCTCGCAGGACGGCGTGAAGATCGACCTGATCGTGCGCGGCGCGTGCACCTTGCGCCCGGGCGTGCCGGGACTGTCGGAAAACATCAAGGTGCGCTCGATCATCGGCCGCTTCCTCGAGCACAGCCGCATCTATTACTTCCGCAACGACCTCGCGCACGACGTGTATCTTGCCAGTGCCGACTGGATGAGCCGCAACCTGTTCCGCCGCATCGAAGTGGCCTTCCCCGTGCTCGACCGCGCGCTGAAGCGGCGCGTGATGGCCGAGGGGCTGAACCCCTACCTGAAGGACAACACGAATGCGTGGGAGCTGGAATCGGACGGCCACTACCAGCGCCGCAAGCCGCGCGGCAAGCAGCAGCCCTTCGGCGCCCAGCAATACCTGATGAAGACCCTCGGCACCACGGCCGAATGA
- the sixA gene encoding phosphohistidine phosphatase SixA: MDLILWRHAEAEPGHEGLPDLERALTPKGVKQARRMGKWLDSQLPENCRILASPAVRTVQTAEGLGRKYKTHAELVPGAAPEAILQAANWPAARETVVIIGHQPTLGQVAALLLTGEVLDFEMKKAAAWWFVQRDPEDPASLYLKAVMAADMVNK, from the coding sequence ATGGACCTGATCTTGTGGCGCCACGCCGAGGCCGAGCCGGGCCACGAAGGCTTGCCGGACCTGGAACGCGCGCTGACGCCGAAAGGCGTGAAGCAGGCCCGGCGCATGGGCAAGTGGCTCGATTCCCAGCTGCCGGAAAACTGCCGCATCCTCGCCAGCCCCGCCGTGCGCACGGTACAGACGGCCGAAGGCCTGGGCCGCAAGTACAAGACCCATGCCGAACTGGTGCCGGGCGCGGCGCCGGAAGCGATCCTGCAGGCGGCCAACTGGCCGGCCGCCAGGGAAACCGTGGTGATCATCGGCCACCAGCCCACGCTGGGCCAGGTCGCCGCGCTGCTGCTGACGGGCGAAGTTCTGGACTTCGAGATGAAGAAAGCGGCCGCCTGGTGGTTCGTGCAGCGCGACCCGGAAGACCCGGCGAGCCTCTACCTGAAGGCGGTGATGGCGGCCGACATGGTCAACAAATAA